One part of the Clostridia bacterium genome encodes these proteins:
- a CDS encoding N-acetylmuramoyl-L-alanine amidase, whose amino-acid sequence MMSVNRIIVYVIIAALAALMFFSISEYNHEYAKSPNAGLKGKLIVIDPGHGGIDGGASLGEHFNEKDINLDISLKLKERLTNAGVKVILTRDSDVSLESKSDLQSSRYRRDLDARRDIVDNSGTDVFISIHSNCFRSNPETKGAILFYYYASEEGKNLAQLVGSSINEIVYRNFLKNNTLKSKILPENLFILRSTKVPGILVETGYMTNLEEGRLLRQDDFQAFMAEAIFDGLQNYYHETHVREVVH is encoded by the coding sequence ATGATGAGTGTTAACCGAATTATAGTATACGTTATAATAGCAGCATTAGCTGCCTTGATGTTCTTTTCAATATCTGAGTACAATCATGAATACGCCAAATCACCAAATGCCGGCTTGAAGGGTAAATTGATAGTCATAGACCCGGGGCATGGAGGGATAGATGGGGGAGCGTCTCTAGGTGAACACTTCAACGAAAAGGATATTAACCTTGATATATCACTAAAACTGAAAGAACGTCTTACGAATGCCGGAGTAAAAGTAATACTTACAAGAGACAGCGACGTTTCTCTCGAAAGCAAAAGTGATTTGCAGTCATCAAGATATCGGAGGGACTTGGATGCACGGCGGGATATAGTGGATAACAGCGGTACAGATGTTTTCATTAGTATACATTCCAACTGTTTCCGCAGCAACCCAGAAACAAAAGGGGCAATACTTTTTTATTACTATGCATCCGAAGAAGGAAAAAACCTGGCTCAATTGGTCGGCAGCAGCATTAATGAAATTGTTTATAGAAACTTCTTAAAAAACAATACTCTAAAATCCAAAATACTGCCCGAAAATCTATTCATACTGCGAAGCACAAAAGTCCCCGGCATACTTGTTGAAACAGGTTATATGACAAATTTGGAAGAAGGAAGGCTGCTGAGACAGGATGATTTTCAAGCATTTATGGCAGAGGCCATATTTGACGGGCTTCAGAACTATTATCACGAAACTCATGTACGAGAAGTGGTACACTAA
- a CDS encoding FAD-dependent oxidoreductase, protein MENNKIVNHADFKTPPESYWLASTGRTNYPALEQDIKVDVAIVGGGITGITSAYLLKKEGLRVAVIEADRIVQGTTGHTTAKITSLHSLIYSRIKSYMGEEKARQYADANEAAISTISNLIKHEGIDCDFHREPSYTFTLADSYLQKVADEANTAASLGLKATFLENIPLPFKVKGAVKFEDQARFHPRKYLLALANKVEGAGSFIFEHSRVVDINEGNPSTVITNQGKKVTADNVIIASHFPCYDGMGFYFARMYPERSYVLAVKVKEKFLGGMYITAEDPGRSIRSQEFGGEEILIVGGEHHKTAHGTNLKKHYESLVEYAHQHYDVQELLYRWSTQDYTTLDKVPYVGRLTSRTPNIYVATGFRKWGMTNSTASAMIIKDLIVKGENPWTDVYDPSRFIPNPSITSFISINADVAAKLITGKLKPLPQDIEVEKGEAKAVEIEGNKMGVYRDEKGQLHTVDTTCTHMGCELKWNDAEKSWDCPCHGSRFTYEGEIIEGPAINELQHDCHAKNKIDPNII, encoded by the coding sequence ATGGAAAATAACAAGATAGTGAATCATGCCGACTTTAAGACACCTCCTGAGTCCTATTGGTTGGCATCTACGGGCAGGACTAACTATCCCGCTCTAGAACAGGATATTAAAGTTGATGTTGCAATTGTTGGGGGAGGTATTACAGGTATAACCTCTGCCTATCTGCTGAAAAAAGAGGGTTTAAGGGTAGCTGTTATTGAAGCAGACAGAATTGTTCAGGGTACAACTGGGCATACCACTGCAAAAATCACATCATTGCACAGTCTTATTTACAGCAGAATAAAAAGTTATATGGGCGAGGAAAAGGCAAGGCAGTATGCTGATGCAAATGAGGCGGCCATCAGTACTATTTCAAATCTGATAAAGCATGAGGGGATTGACTGCGATTTTCATCGGGAGCCTTCATACACCTTCACTCTTGCCGATTCATATCTGCAGAAGGTGGCAGATGAGGCAAACACTGCGGCCAGCCTTGGTTTAAAAGCGACCTTTTTAGAAAACATTCCGCTGCCTTTTAAAGTCAAAGGAGCAGTAAAGTTTGAGGACCAGGCGCGTTTCCATCCTCGCAAGTACCTGCTCGCTTTAGCCAATAAGGTAGAGGGGGCTGGAAGCTTCATATTTGAACATTCAAGAGTGGTTGATATTAATGAGGGGAATCCGAGCACAGTAATTACCAATCAGGGGAAAAAGGTAACTGCTGATAATGTTATCATAGCCTCCCATTTTCCGTGCTACGATGGTATGGGTTTTTATTTCGCCAGAATGTATCCAGAAAGATCTTATGTTTTAGCGGTAAAGGTAAAGGAGAAGTTTCTGGGAGGTATGTATATTACAGCGGAGGACCCTGGCAGATCGATACGTTCTCAAGAATTCGGGGGTGAAGAGATACTTATTGTCGGTGGTGAACACCACAAGACAGCCCATGGGACAAATCTTAAGAAGCACTATGAAAGTCTAGTGGAGTATGCACATCAGCATTATGACGTGCAGGAATTGCTTTACAGGTGGTCTACCCAAGATTATACTACACTCGATAAAGTGCCCTATGTAGGCAGATTGACATCAAGAACACCTAATATATATGTGGCAACGGGCTTTAGAAAGTGGGGCATGACAAACAGCACAGCCTCAGCTATGATTATAAAGGACTTGATTGTGAAAGGCGAGAACCCATGGACGGATGTATATGACCCTTCAAGGTTTATCCCCAATCCTTCTATAACCAGCTTCATTTCGATAAATGCGGATGTTGCAGCTAAGTTAATCACAGGGAAGCTTAAACCGCTGCCCCAGGACATTGAGGTTGAAAAAGGAGAGGCAAAAGCGGTAGAAATTGAGGGAAATAAAATGGGGGTATATCGGGATGAAAAGGGGCAGCTTCATACTGTGGATACAACCTGCACACATATGGGCTGTGAATTGAAATGGAATGATGCAGAAAAGTCCTGGGATTGCCCGTGCCATGGCTCCAGGTTTACCTATGAGGGGGAAATAATTGAAGGCCCTGCAATCAACGAATTACAGCATGATTGTCACGCGAAGAACAAGATTGACCCTAATATAATATAA
- a CDS encoding carbon-nitrogen hydrolase family protein, producing MRGLTLGLAQMKCQKGAIGYNIISMYKYLEECKKKGADIVCFPEMNITGYINPLKYPEAVISRYHSAIQKVADMSFTYQTTIIAGFAEKNYEGKPFITQLVAQEGKVAGFYRKKNICGDESDWFSPGTETPIFSHSGINFGLAICADLDDGGIFKEYAEQGASLVFESAAPGLYGEQENRDWESGFNWWKSECKSKLGKYAEESGIYIAAATQAGRTEDEDFPGGGYLFTPQGSCTYETDDWHEGIIVAQIDLP from the coding sequence ATGAGAGGATTAACACTGGGACTTGCACAGATGAAATGTCAAAAAGGAGCAATAGGATATAACATAATAAGCATGTATAAGTACCTGGAGGAATGCAAAAAAAAAGGTGCGGATATAGTCTGCTTTCCCGAAATGAATATAACCGGCTACATAAACCCACTAAAATATCCTGAAGCCGTGATCTCAAGGTACCATTCCGCAATCCAGAAGGTAGCCGATATGAGCTTCACTTACCAGACTACAATTATTGCAGGCTTTGCAGAGAAGAACTATGAGGGTAAGCCCTTCATAACTCAGCTGGTAGCTCAGGAAGGAAAGGTAGCAGGCTTCTATAGGAAAAAGAATATATGCGGCGATGAGTCAGATTGGTTTTCCCCTGGTACCGAAACCCCCATATTTTCGCATTCTGGAATCAATTTCGGATTAGCAATATGTGCAGACTTAGATGATGGTGGAATATTCAAGGAATATGCTGAACAGGGGGCTAGCTTGGTCTTTGAGAGTGCCGCCCCAGGATTATACGGCGAGCAGGAGAACAGAGACTGGGAGTCGGGCTTTAATTGGTGGAAAAGTGAGTGCAAGAGCAAACTGGGAAAGTATGCTGAAGAAAGTGGCATTTATATAGCAGCGGCAACACAGGCGGGACGTACAGAAGATGAGGATTTCCCAGGGGGCGGCTATCTTTTTACCCCTCAGGGCAGCTGTACATATGAGACAGATGATTGGCACGAAGGTATAATTGTTGCCCAAATAGACCTTCCATAA
- the pepT gene encoding peptidase T, whose translation MQKVVERFLRYVSFDTTSSEDSSSVPSTPGQLALARELKRELEELGLKDVSLDENGYLMATLPSNTGKSIPTIGFLAHMDTSDGASGAHIKPNIVKNYDGGDILLNDKHKLVLSPKEFPELSKYIGQDLITTDGTTLLGADDKAGIAEIVTALEHLLKHPEIPHGIIRIAFTPDEEIARGTDYFDVEKFNADFAYTIDGGELGELEYENFNAAKADIVINGRSVHPGSSKDKMINSMLLAMEFNSMLPQFETPGHTEGYEGFFHLEKISGNVETTSMKYIIRDFDKSKLKARKERVRKIAEYLNDKYGKGTVGLELEDQYFNMKEKIEPVIHVIDNAKKAMRAVGVTPIVTPIRGGTDGARLCFMGLPTPNIFTGGHNFHGRYEYISINSMNKAVEVILKLVEIYSR comes from the coding sequence ATGCAGAAAGTAGTAGAGAGGTTTCTTAGGTATGTCAGCTTCGACACAACCAGCAGTGAGGATTCAAGCTCTGTGCCCAGTACCCCTGGACAGCTTGCGCTTGCAAGAGAACTCAAACGGGAGCTGGAGGAACTCGGCTTAAAGGACGTAAGTCTTGATGAAAACGGATATCTGATGGCTACATTGCCGTCCAACACGGGCAAAAGTATTCCGACAATTGGTTTTCTAGCACATATGGATACAAGTGACGGTGCCAGCGGAGCCCATATAAAGCCTAATATAGTGAAAAATTATGACGGAGGGGACATACTGCTCAATGATAAGCACAAGCTTGTGCTTTCACCTAAGGAATTCCCTGAGCTGTCTAAATACATAGGACAGGATTTGATTACCACTGACGGCACTACCCTATTGGGAGCAGACGACAAGGCGGGGATAGCAGAAATAGTCACAGCGCTGGAGCATCTGTTGAAGCATCCCGAAATTCCTCATGGGATTATACGAATAGCTTTCACTCCCGATGAGGAAATAGCAAGAGGTACTGACTATTTTGATGTAGAAAAGTTCAATGCAGATTTTGCCTATACTATTGACGGGGGAGAGCTGGGTGAGCTGGAATATGAGAACTTCAACGCAGCAAAAGCCGACATCGTTATAAATGGAAGAAGTGTGCATCCAGGCAGTTCCAAAGACAAAATGATAAACTCGATGCTTTTGGCTATGGAATTTAATTCGATGCTTCCTCAATTTGAGACACCAGGCCATACTGAGGGTTATGAAGGGTTCTTCCATCTGGAAAAAATATCAGGAAACGTGGAGACCACCTCCATGAAATACATTATCAGAGATTTTGATAAGTCAAAGCTAAAGGCTAGGAAAGAGAGAGTACGCAAAATTGCTGAGTACTTGAATGATAAATATGGTAAAGGTACAGTCGGGCTTGAACTCGAGGATCAATACTTCAACATGAAGGAGAAAATCGAACCTGTAATTCATGTCATTGATAATGCTAAAAAGGCAATGAGGGCAGTAGGAGTAACACCAATAGTAACCCCTATCAGAGGAGGCACGGACGGTGCCAGACTTTGCTTCATGGGACTTCCCACTCCGAATATTTTTACCGGTGGGCATAACTTCCATGGAAGGTACGAATATATATCCATAAATTCAATGAACAAGGCAGTTGAAGTAATACTTAAGCTGGTTGAAATATACAGCAGATAA